A stretch of Mesoplodon densirostris isolate mMesDen1 chromosome 7, mMesDen1 primary haplotype, whole genome shotgun sequence DNA encodes these proteins:
- the DDIAS gene encoding DNA damage-induced apoptosis suppressor protein isoform X1, whose protein sequence is MNRRRKFLLASVLALQNSSFIYPSCQKCFSRIILVSKRSNCPKCGSTGEAENASYRYKLALKVAESNKLFGITVFGSCLDAFFGLTATGLHRYIQDPNEIPETLDSDATQTLLTKAVETCFVGQSFIFGVTNFESQHGQGSGSSNLLEQCSDHKREVKALVACQIVLPDPGVAGFTVIDYFHRLLQLSDIRKLRCGSQAPNSHLLALENSNSDVSSICGPDSSSCCFESHGSDDFSGFWQLSLELTSVVSQLTDDDDFSASEQSKAIDTLHQNRMCISSAEATGSNSCHDTIQGLWSPVSYMDKKSAAQKLGEELGLQANQPSAVHSNHHESGVPGSNLFPLKVQEPLEPSNTKSFHSAVEVKNICSQRELTCHQYHDIDTPTSFQERSMCYPPSSLRLEEIAGGSQDCDPEIWADLPLSESLNKFLAAIESEIAITQTDGSSRKCHLDNDVSKLHADHSRLSVTPQRTTRSLHTPPIGLRSPQATVKANSSKNNFLSNCEANPSPSVHKESQPENTAETVSISSSERGISENLLPNVYLSALFPSSKGSGTTVTLKSTRIPPHEAEISLKHDTSETDHSCLNSKYFNGCGEKSLSEMSEKLTTLSSRRYNDVSNLHNLENKQYCRRPKNQGDSLTICRKLTYPLEALCSMPNRSMNTLKEMSYEHTGNNLTANCSTGHEGGYNASADLFDDSPKEMDMATEMTKKSQGILLQWGKSLAESHHTESDFSLRSFSENSSQSSQKLSLQNTSASLYLKTCPSPPHFQSDSEYDFEDSQDFVPCSQSTPVIGFHQTRIHGMTGAFKKLPAFYLDLDANYKKTRISTVNDAQQATPSCPKNIKTPGQKSRSPTISSITQPEISNNCSVAKYLETDVDEWVPPTTQKVFPSEMLRFQAVGLRKCPAAYNSPDQKELPRKKLKYVKQRTDKCLIKKKLNLKNALTAVEQKSPDCNSAGLGWIFKESVLGLGSPSEVKCCLPFSEGWSPSVPETKSAWSPELFS, encoded by the exons GTCTAATTGTCCAAAATGTGGCTCTACTGGTGAAGCTGAAAATGCCAGTTACAGATATAAGCTTGCCTTAAAAGTTGCAGAATCAAACAAATTATTTGGTATTACTGTATTTGGAAGCTGCTTAGATGCATTTTTTGGTCTTACAGCCACTGGTTTGCACAG GTACATTCAAGATCCTAATGAAATTCCAGAAACACTGGACAGTGATGCAACTCAGACCCTATTAACTAAAGCAGTTGAAACTTGCTTTGTTGGACAAAGCTTTATTTTTGGAGTGACG AATTTTGAAAGCCAACATGGACAAGGTTCAGGTTCCAGTAACCTCTTAGAGCAGTGCTCAGACCACAAGAGAGAAGTTAAAGCGCTAGTAGCTTGCCAGATTGTTCTACCAGACCCAGGTGTCGCAGGCTTCACTGTCATTGACTATTTCCATCGGCTTTTGCAGCTTTCTGATATCAGGAAACTTCGCTGTGGCTCCCAGGCACCTAATAGCCACTTACTTGCTTTAGAAAATTCAAATAGCGATGTCAGCAGCATATGTGGCCCTGACAGCAGTTCTTGTTGTTTTGAGTCCCATGGCAGTGATGATTTTTCAGGATTCTGGCAGCTATCACTTGAACTCACTTCCGTTGTTTCACAGCTAacagatgatgatgatttttCAGCTTCAGAACAAAGCAAGGCCATTGATACTCTTCACCAGAACAGAATGTGCATCTCCTCTGCAGAGGCCACTGGTTCCAATAGCTGCCACGATACCATACAGGGTTTATGGAGCCCTGTTTCTTATATGGATAAAAAGAGTGCAGCACAAAAGCTGGGTGAAGAACTTGGCTTACAAGCTAATCAGCCAAGTGCGGTTCATAGCAATCATCATGAAAGTGGAGTTCCTGGTTCTAATTTATTCCCTTTGAAAGTGCAAGAGCCCCTTGAGCCAAGTAATACAAAATCCTTCCACAGTGCAGTGgaagttaaaaatatatgttccCAGCGTGAGCTAACATGTCACCAGTATCATGATATAGATACCCCCACTAGCTTTCAGGAGAGATCTATGTGTTATCCACCTTCATCACTCAGACTTGAAGAGATAGCTGGGGGTTCTCAGGACTGTGACCCTGAGATCTGGGCTGACCTTCCACTCTCTGAAAGCCTAAACAAATTTCTGGCAGCTATCGAAAGTGAGATTGCTATAACCCAGACAGATGGCAGTAGCAGGAAATGTCATCTAGATAATGACGTCAGTAAATTACATGCAGACCACAGCAGGTTATCCGTGACTCCACAGAGAACTACTAGATCCTTGCATACACCACCTATAGGCTTAAGATCACCACAAGCAACAGTCAAAGCAAACTCCAGCAAAAATAACTTCCTTTCCAACTGTGAAGCAAATCCAAGTCCTAGTGTTCATAAGGAGTCACAACCAGAGAACACAGCAGAGACTGTCTCTATAAGTAGTAGTGAAAGAGGCATTTCTGAAAATCTTCTACCAAATGTTTATCTGTCAGCTCTGTTTCCATCTTCAAAAGGCTCAGGCACAACAGTTACTCTTAAGTCTACCAGAATTCCACCACATGAGGCTGAAATTTCACTTAAGCACGATACTTCAGAGACTGACCATTCTTGTCtcaatagcaaatattttaatggatgtggagaaaaatcaCTATCCGAAATGAGTGAAAAGTTGACAACTTTGAGTTCTAGGAGGTATAATGATGTTTCCAACCTTCACaacttagaaaataaacaatactGTAGGCGGCCAAAGAACCAGGGTGACAGTTTGACAATTTGCAGGAAACTCACATATCCTTTAGAAGCTCTTTGCAGTATGCCAAATAGAAGTATGAACACATTGAAAGAAATGTCTTATGAGCACACTGGTAATAACCTAACAGCAAACTGTTCTACTGGTCATGAAGGTGGCTACAATGCTTCTGCTGATCTCTTTGATGATAGtcctaaagaaatggacatgGCAACAGAAATGACCAAAAAGTCACAGGGTATTTTGTTACAGTGGGGAAAGTCTTTGGCAGAAAGTCATCATACAGAATCTGATTTTTCATTGAGATCATTCTCTGAAAACTCCAGCCAGTCTTCACAAAAATTATCCTTGCAAAACACATCTGCCTCTCTGTATCTAAAAACATGTCCCTCTCCACCTCATTTTCAGTCCGATTCAGAATATGATTTTGAAGATAGCCAAGACTTTGTTCCATGTTCACAGTCAACTCCAGTTATAGGATTCCACCAAACTAGAATTCATGGAATGACAGGAGCTTTCAAAAAATTACCTGCCTTTTATTTGGACCTTGATGCTAACTATAAAAAGACAAGGATTTCCACTGTAAATGATGCACAGCAAGCCACCCCTAGCTGTCCAAAAAACATAAAGACACCCGGCCAGAAATCCAGAAGCCCTACTATATCTAGTATTACACAACCAGAGATCTCCAACAACTGTTCTGTTGCTAAGTACCTTGAAACTGATGTTGATGAATGGGTCCCTCCTACCACACAAAAAGTATTTCCTTCAGAAATGCTTAGATTCCAGGCCGTGGGTCTAAGGAAATGCCCTGCTGCTTATAATTCTCCTGATCAAAAAGAGTTaccaagaaaaaaactgaaatatgtCAAACAAAGAACTGATAAATGCttaattaagaaaaagttaaatttGAAGAATGCGCTTACAGCAGTAGAACAGAAATCTCCTGACTGTAACAGTGCAGGGTTAGGCTGGATTTTCAAAGAGTCGGTTTTGGGACTTGGTTCCCCTTCAGAAGTCAAATGTTGCCTTCCGTTTTCAGAAGGTTGGTCACCTTCAGTGCCTGAAACTAAAAGTGCTTGGTCTCCTGAATTGTTCTCATAA
- the DDIAS gene encoding DNA damage-induced apoptosis suppressor protein isoform X2 produces MCISSAEATGSNSCHDTIQGLWSPVSYMDKKSAAQKLGEELGLQANQPSAVHSNHHESGVPGSNLFPLKVQEPLEPSNTKSFHSAVEVKNICSQRELTCHQYHDIDTPTSFQERSMCYPPSSLRLEEIAGGSQDCDPEIWADLPLSESLNKFLAAIESEIAITQTDGSSRKCHLDNDVSKLHADHSRLSVTPQRTTRSLHTPPIGLRSPQATVKANSSKNNFLSNCEANPSPSVHKESQPENTAETVSISSSERGISENLLPNVYLSALFPSSKGSGTTVTLKSTRIPPHEAEISLKHDTSETDHSCLNSKYFNGCGEKSLSEMSEKLTTLSSRRYNDVSNLHNLENKQYCRRPKNQGDSLTICRKLTYPLEALCSMPNRSMNTLKEMSYEHTGNNLTANCSTGHEGGYNASADLFDDSPKEMDMATEMTKKSQGILLQWGKSLAESHHTESDFSLRSFSENSSQSSQKLSLQNTSASLYLKTCPSPPHFQSDSEYDFEDSQDFVPCSQSTPVIGFHQTRIHGMTGAFKKLPAFYLDLDANYKKTRISTVNDAQQATPSCPKNIKTPGQKSRSPTISSITQPEISNNCSVAKYLETDVDEWVPPTTQKVFPSEMLRFQAVGLRKCPAAYNSPDQKELPRKKLKYVKQRTDKCLIKKKLNLKNALTAVEQKSPDCNSAGLGWIFKESVLGLGSPSEVKCCLPFSEGWSPSVPETKSAWSPELFS; encoded by the coding sequence ATGTGCATCTCCTCTGCAGAGGCCACTGGTTCCAATAGCTGCCACGATACCATACAGGGTTTATGGAGCCCTGTTTCTTATATGGATAAAAAGAGTGCAGCACAAAAGCTGGGTGAAGAACTTGGCTTACAAGCTAATCAGCCAAGTGCGGTTCATAGCAATCATCATGAAAGTGGAGTTCCTGGTTCTAATTTATTCCCTTTGAAAGTGCAAGAGCCCCTTGAGCCAAGTAATACAAAATCCTTCCACAGTGCAGTGgaagttaaaaatatatgttccCAGCGTGAGCTAACATGTCACCAGTATCATGATATAGATACCCCCACTAGCTTTCAGGAGAGATCTATGTGTTATCCACCTTCATCACTCAGACTTGAAGAGATAGCTGGGGGTTCTCAGGACTGTGACCCTGAGATCTGGGCTGACCTTCCACTCTCTGAAAGCCTAAACAAATTTCTGGCAGCTATCGAAAGTGAGATTGCTATAACCCAGACAGATGGCAGTAGCAGGAAATGTCATCTAGATAATGACGTCAGTAAATTACATGCAGACCACAGCAGGTTATCCGTGACTCCACAGAGAACTACTAGATCCTTGCATACACCACCTATAGGCTTAAGATCACCACAAGCAACAGTCAAAGCAAACTCCAGCAAAAATAACTTCCTTTCCAACTGTGAAGCAAATCCAAGTCCTAGTGTTCATAAGGAGTCACAACCAGAGAACACAGCAGAGACTGTCTCTATAAGTAGTAGTGAAAGAGGCATTTCTGAAAATCTTCTACCAAATGTTTATCTGTCAGCTCTGTTTCCATCTTCAAAAGGCTCAGGCACAACAGTTACTCTTAAGTCTACCAGAATTCCACCACATGAGGCTGAAATTTCACTTAAGCACGATACTTCAGAGACTGACCATTCTTGTCtcaatagcaaatattttaatggatgtggagaaaaatcaCTATCCGAAATGAGTGAAAAGTTGACAACTTTGAGTTCTAGGAGGTATAATGATGTTTCCAACCTTCACaacttagaaaataaacaatactGTAGGCGGCCAAAGAACCAGGGTGACAGTTTGACAATTTGCAGGAAACTCACATATCCTTTAGAAGCTCTTTGCAGTATGCCAAATAGAAGTATGAACACATTGAAAGAAATGTCTTATGAGCACACTGGTAATAACCTAACAGCAAACTGTTCTACTGGTCATGAAGGTGGCTACAATGCTTCTGCTGATCTCTTTGATGATAGtcctaaagaaatggacatgGCAACAGAAATGACCAAAAAGTCACAGGGTATTTTGTTACAGTGGGGAAAGTCTTTGGCAGAAAGTCATCATACAGAATCTGATTTTTCATTGAGATCATTCTCTGAAAACTCCAGCCAGTCTTCACAAAAATTATCCTTGCAAAACACATCTGCCTCTCTGTATCTAAAAACATGTCCCTCTCCACCTCATTTTCAGTCCGATTCAGAATATGATTTTGAAGATAGCCAAGACTTTGTTCCATGTTCACAGTCAACTCCAGTTATAGGATTCCACCAAACTAGAATTCATGGAATGACAGGAGCTTTCAAAAAATTACCTGCCTTTTATTTGGACCTTGATGCTAACTATAAAAAGACAAGGATTTCCACTGTAAATGATGCACAGCAAGCCACCCCTAGCTGTCCAAAAAACATAAAGACACCCGGCCAGAAATCCAGAAGCCCTACTATATCTAGTATTACACAACCAGAGATCTCCAACAACTGTTCTGTTGCTAAGTACCTTGAAACTGATGTTGATGAATGGGTCCCTCCTACCACACAAAAAGTATTTCCTTCAGAAATGCTTAGATTCCAGGCCGTGGGTCTAAGGAAATGCCCTGCTGCTTATAATTCTCCTGATCAAAAAGAGTTaccaagaaaaaaactgaaatatgtCAAACAAAGAACTGATAAATGCttaattaagaaaaagttaaatttGAAGAATGCGCTTACAGCAGTAGAACAGAAATCTCCTGACTGTAACAGTGCAGGGTTAGGCTGGATTTTCAAAGAGTCGGTTTTGGGACTTGGTTCCCCTTCAGAAGTCAAATGTTGCCTTCCGTTTTCAGAAGGTTGGTCACCTTCAGTGCCTGAAACTAAAAGTGCTTGGTCTCCTGAATTGTTCTCATAA